One window of bacterium genomic DNA carries:
- a CDS encoding type II toxin-antitoxin system HicA family toxin, with protein sequence MARVLLVLGFSSTRQKGSHVFFRHPDGRTTTVPNHKGRDLARPLVREILREIELTPEQFARVLNEL encoded by the coding sequence ATGGCGAGAGTTCTACTGGTTTTAGGATTTTCAAGCACGCGCCAAAAAGGTAGTCATGTTTTCTTTCGGCATCCCGACGGTCGAACCACAACAGTACCGAACCATAAAGGTAGAGATTTGGCAAGACCGTTAGTCAGAGAAATTTTACGAGAGATTGAACTTACACCTGAACAATTTGCTCGAGTTCTTAACGAACTCTA
- a CDS encoding type II toxin-antitoxin system HicB family antitoxin has translation MSTVTAYIEWDEESKMFVGIIPGIPGAHTQGESLDELNRNLQEVLALCLEESGHEYPLPNFVGIQQIEVPV, from the coding sequence ATGAGTACAGTGACTGCATACATCGAATGGGATGAAGAATCAAAGATGTTTGTCGGCATTATTCCGGGAATTCCCGGCGCTCATACGCAAGGTGAATCGCTCGACGAGTTGAATCGGAACCTGCAAGAGGTGTTGGCGCTTTGCTTGGAAGAATCCGGTCATGAATACCCACTTCCCAATTTTGTAGGCATTCAACAAATTGAGGTTCCAGTGTGA